A stretch of the Arthrobacter sp. PAMC 25486 genome encodes the following:
- a CDS encoding DUF58 domain-containing protein, translating into MFAFRPFRPRGWLVLACGVIAFLLAWLLGRRDLLTVAMFCFALLAAAYGALHLFKTGFTLKRTISPALGHVGKPLEVTLEVHGRNPGGTQSRLVEELPFSFRAAPVFSHPNPVAPRSLRSDYHYTLHPAHRGVFTVGPLRGSFGDPFGVAFLQRGMDDGDHLTIAPAAVDLPAISLTDGRGRDGTHSTRELAQARQDDVMTREYRYGDPLRRVHWPVTARQGKLMVRAEESVATPEAALFLDRRHLAFGDPGRSMERFQIAGRSTVGLPDLVTTPAFETAIVAAVSIATHLLELDYTLHILDHRGEPAFLSSASAVDPACEEFSGPHGMFDVAAGLAALELAGPADATLPAALAQKLHGGERQGPLLAVVGLLSEAEAFLLAGSSETTHAHGAYALLLCQDPAQAAPALLILRRAGWRATAMTPNTALLDAWIALDEFAATGGTLP; encoded by the coding sequence ATGTTCGCCTTCCGACCCTTCCGCCCCCGGGGCTGGCTCGTGCTGGCCTGCGGTGTTATTGCCTTCCTGTTGGCCTGGCTGCTGGGCCGCCGCGACCTGCTCACGGTAGCCATGTTCTGCTTCGCCCTGCTGGCCGCCGCGTATGGCGCCCTGCACCTGTTCAAGACCGGGTTCACGCTCAAGCGCACCATCTCCCCCGCCCTCGGCCACGTTGGCAAGCCGCTCGAGGTGACCCTTGAAGTGCACGGTCGCAATCCCGGCGGGACGCAGAGCCGGCTCGTGGAGGAGCTGCCGTTCAGCTTCCGCGCCGCCCCCGTCTTCAGCCACCCCAACCCCGTCGCACCGCGGAGCCTGCGCAGCGATTACCACTACACGCTGCACCCCGCCCATCGCGGCGTGTTCACGGTTGGCCCGCTGCGGGGCAGTTTTGGCGACCCCTTTGGTGTGGCGTTCCTGCAGCGGGGAATGGACGACGGCGACCACCTCACCATTGCCCCTGCCGCCGTGGACCTGCCCGCCATTTCGCTCACCGACGGCCGGGGCAGGGACGGCACGCACAGCACACGCGAACTGGCCCAGGCCCGCCAGGACGATGTCATGACCCGCGAATACCGTTATGGCGATCCGTTGCGCCGGGTGCACTGGCCCGTCACCGCCCGGCAGGGAAAGCTCATGGTGCGGGCGGAGGAATCGGTGGCCACACCGGAGGCCGCCTTGTTCCTTGACAGGCGCCATCTGGCGTTCGGCGACCCCGGCCGGAGCATGGAACGGTTTCAGATTGCCGGGCGCAGCACGGTCGGCCTGCCCGATCTGGTGACCACACCGGCCTTTGAAACAGCCATCGTTGCCGCCGTCTCCATCGCCACCCACCTGTTGGAGCTGGACTACACCCTGCACATCCTCGACCACCGCGGCGAGCCCGCCTTCCTCAGTTCCGCCTCCGCCGTTGACCCGGCTTGCGAGGAGTTCTCCGGTCCCCACGGCATGTTCGACGTTGCCGCCGGCCTGGCCGCGCTGGAACTGGCCGGACCCGCCGACGCGACTCTGCCCGCCGCACTGGCACAAAAGCTGCATGGCGGCGAGCGCCAGGGGCCGCTGCTCGCCGTCGTCGGTTTGCTGAGCGAGGCCGAGGCGTTCCTCCTCGCCGGCAGCTCCGAAACCACGCACGCCCACGGGGCCTACGCCCTCCTGCTCTGCCAGGACCCCGCCCAGGCCGCACCGGCGCTGCTGATCCTGCGCCGCGCCGGCTGGCGTGCCACGGCCATGACACCCAACACGGCCCTGCTCGACGCCTGGATCGCCCTGGACGAATTCGCCGCAACGGGAGGGACGCTGCCGTGA
- a CDS encoding ABC-F family ATP-binding cassette domain-containing protein — protein MAHLLGGENLSIAFATRTVLDGVSVGLDEGDRIGIVGRNGDGKSTLMRLLSGRQTADSGRVTVRGGVHVGYLDQSDVLDGDHTVGFAIVGESADHEWASNPKIREIMGALVGEVDWHANIHALSGGQKRRVALAKLLIGDDDVIMLDEPTNHLDVEGVAWLAKHLQERWRANEGAFLVVTHDRWFLDEVCNRTWEVHDGIIDPFDGGYAAYVLARAERDRTANVMESKRVQLVKKELAWLRRGAPARTAKPKFRIEAANAIIADVPEPRDTVALSKMATARLGKDVLDLENVSLTYGEGENAKELFNNITLRLAPGERLGLVGVNGAGKTTLLRLLNGEVQPSSGKVKTGKTVRTAVLTQEVRELDDVLDMRVIEVIEREKRSFDVGGKDMTAGQLVEQLGFTKDKQWTMVKDLSGGERRRLQLLRLLVGEPNVLMLDEPTNDLDTDTLAAVEDVLDGWPGTLVVVSHDRYLLERVTDHQMALLGDGQLRGLPGGVDQYLELRAGAGVGPSASSPSAAAAPSGPTEAQKRDARKVLNRLERQLGKNSAADAKIHAQMTENVGNYDVLGELQAKLAKLATEREGLELEWLGASEVLE, from the coding sequence GTGGCTCATCTGCTGGGCGGGGAAAATCTAAGCATTGCCTTCGCCACCCGAACCGTGCTTGACGGCGTCAGTGTCGGCCTTGACGAGGGGGACCGCATTGGCATTGTGGGGCGCAACGGCGACGGCAAGTCCACGCTGATGCGCCTGCTGTCAGGGCGCCAAACCGCCGACTCCGGCCGCGTCACCGTGCGCGGCGGCGTCCATGTGGGCTACCTGGACCAGTCGGACGTGCTCGACGGCGACCACACCGTGGGTTTCGCGATTGTGGGGGAGTCCGCCGACCACGAGTGGGCCTCCAACCCCAAGATCCGCGAAATCATGGGCGCCCTGGTCGGCGAGGTCGACTGGCACGCCAACATCCACGCGCTCTCCGGCGGGCAGAAGCGCCGTGTGGCCCTGGCCAAGCTGCTGATCGGCGATGACGATGTCATCATGCTCGATGAGCCCACCAACCACCTTGACGTGGAGGGTGTCGCCTGGCTGGCCAAGCACCTGCAGGAACGCTGGCGTGCCAACGAGGGCGCCTTCCTCGTGGTCACCCACGACCGCTGGTTCCTTGACGAGGTCTGCAACCGGACCTGGGAAGTTCATGACGGCATCATTGACCCGTTCGACGGCGGTTACGCCGCCTATGTTTTGGCCCGCGCAGAGCGTGACCGGACGGCGAACGTGATGGAGTCCAAGCGCGTTCAGTTGGTCAAGAAGGAGCTGGCGTGGCTGCGCCGCGGCGCCCCGGCTCGTACGGCGAAGCCGAAGTTCCGCATCGAGGCCGCCAACGCGATCATCGCCGACGTCCCCGAGCCCCGCGACACCGTGGCCCTGTCCAAGATGGCCACGGCCCGCCTGGGCAAGGATGTGCTGGATTTGGAAAACGTTTCCCTGACGTATGGCGAGGGCGAGAACGCCAAGGAACTTTTCAACAACATCACGCTGCGCCTGGCCCCGGGGGAGCGGCTCGGCCTGGTCGGCGTCAATGGTGCGGGCAAGACCACGCTGTTGCGCCTGCTCAACGGTGAGGTCCAGCCGTCCTCCGGCAAGGTCAAGACCGGCAAGACCGTGCGCACTGCGGTCCTGACGCAGGAGGTCCGGGAGCTGGACGACGTCCTGGACATGCGCGTGATCGAGGTGATTGAGCGGGAGAAGCGCTCCTTTGACGTGGGCGGCAAGGACATGACGGCCGGGCAGCTCGTGGAGCAGCTGGGCTTCACGAAGGACAAGCAGTGGACCATGGTGAAGGACCTTTCCGGTGGTGAGCGCCGGCGTCTGCAGCTGCTGCGCCTGCTGGTGGGCGAGCCGAACGTGCTCATGCTCGATGAGCCCACCAACGATCTCGACACCGACACGCTGGCCGCCGTGGAGGATGTACTGGACGGCTGGCCTGGCACGCTCGTTGTGGTCTCGCACGATAGGTACCTGCTGGAGCGCGTCACTGACCACCAGATGGCGTTGCTCGGCGACGGCCAGCTGCGCGGTCTGCCCGGCGGCGTGGACCAGTACCTGGAGCTGCGTGCCGGGGCTGGGGTTGGCCCGTCCGCTTCGTCCCCGTCCGCTGCTGCTGCGCCGTCCGGACCCACGGAGGCGCAGAAGCGCGACGCCCGCAAGGTGCTGAACCGCCTCGAGCGCCAGCTCGGCAAGAACTCTGCCGCCGACGCCAAGATCCACGCCCAGATGACTGAGAACGTGGGCAACTACGACGTGCTGGGTGAGCTTCAAGCCAAGCTGGCCAAGCTCGCCACCGAGCGCGAGGGCCTGGAACTTGAATGGCTCGGAGCCTCCGAGGTGCTCGAGTAG
- a CDS encoding DUF3488 and transglutaminase-like domain-containing protein, producing the protein MSRVLHTPAPPGPTHDGAGPAPRRSPRRILGTPVTGPARWVLAVAIFAAVMVTSMGLGGVIRDMRWLVQAAVVVGGTLLVPALMRRHPALGPFAPLGALAGWFMALTFVYFPGTAILGVFPTLTTVSQALDLASHASTVITSNVAPVPSHVSMHFLLSAGLGFAALLIDTLAITVAMPAASSLGLVLILLPGALTTSTGISGSSFVAAAAGFLLILGCARWYAPDGKLRTDTPKVASGVLGKAAALGAAVVLLMTLATQAMPGFTQGLYPQGAHLYGTGSGGSLDPMLSLGDDLRGQSSRVSLRYRTTATEAPYMRLTTLENFSGKIWEPSPLPDGLDSSLSGLAPAAGPSPSLPRATIETRISVPGVGDEWLPAPLSVTSVQQLPGTWLWNPSTETIKSQNSTTAGRSYLVSSEMPVLTPQILANATAPPRADLDPVFSQLPKDVPDIVASTADSVTAAAPSPYGKAMAIQDYLRSDEFSYSLSTPVVEGYDGSGMGVLADFLEQKSGYCVHFSAAMAVMAREVGIPSRIAVGYTAGSKDSSLDETGADGVVWRGYEVTGRDAHAWPELYFEGLGWVPFEPTPSRGFIPDYAQDDAAPAPAPEANPTGANQGASTAATTAPATTAGAASGADPGEINAARWLAGTGWVLLALFVLAIPAVVRWSLRQRRLAQVRTPGPGVFPAVVAWREVLATAVDHGYVVDPALTPALQAAAIAGFLGTTSPPGLELVLHSYERSVYGGAPAWAPASASTSARPGRGAGAGLEAGAGNGSGSGSGSGSGSEGLDASEELEKLAELEELAELEELAEAVEHLVARFQSSAPPWRRLRATVAPASLLPTSSHKSSL; encoded by the coding sequence GTGAGCCGTGTGCTGCACACCCCCGCTCCCCCCGGCCCCACGCACGACGGCGCAGGGCCGGCACCGCGCCGCTCGCCGCGCAGGATTTTGGGCACCCCAGTGACGGGGCCTGCCCGGTGGGTCCTGGCCGTTGCCATCTTTGCCGCCGTCATGGTCACGTCCATGGGCCTGGGCGGGGTGATCCGGGACATGCGCTGGTTGGTGCAGGCCGCCGTCGTGGTTGGCGGGACGCTGCTGGTCCCTGCCCTCATGCGGCGCCATCCGGCGCTGGGCCCCTTCGCCCCGCTCGGAGCGCTGGCGGGCTGGTTCATGGCGCTGACGTTCGTATACTTCCCCGGCACGGCGATCCTGGGCGTCTTTCCCACACTCACCACCGTGTCCCAGGCGCTGGACCTTGCCTCCCACGCCTCAACGGTCATCACCTCGAACGTGGCACCGGTGCCGTCGCACGTGTCCATGCATTTTCTGCTCAGCGCGGGGCTGGGCTTTGCCGCGCTGCTGATCGACACCCTGGCCATCACGGTGGCCATGCCCGCCGCCAGTTCGCTGGGGCTCGTGCTGATCCTGCTCCCGGGCGCCCTGACCACCAGCACCGGGATCTCCGGCTCCTCCTTTGTGGCGGCCGCGGCAGGCTTCCTGCTGATCCTGGGCTGTGCCCGCTGGTACGCGCCCGACGGCAAACTGCGCACAGACACGCCCAAAGTAGCCAGCGGGGTGCTGGGCAAGGCAGCGGCACTGGGGGCCGCCGTCGTGCTTCTGATGACACTGGCCACCCAGGCCATGCCCGGCTTCACGCAGGGGCTGTATCCGCAGGGCGCCCATCTTTACGGCACCGGCAGTGGTGGTTCGCTGGATCCGATGCTGTCCCTGGGCGATGACCTGCGCGGACAATCCAGCCGGGTGTCCCTGCGGTACCGCACCACCGCGACCGAGGCGCCGTATATGCGCCTGACCACGCTGGAGAATTTCAGCGGCAAAATCTGGGAGCCCTCGCCGCTGCCGGACGGCCTGGACTCGTCCCTGAGCGGCCTGGCCCCGGCGGCGGGTCCGTCGCCGTCCCTGCCGCGCGCCACGATCGAGACCAGGATCAGCGTTCCCGGCGTCGGCGATGAGTGGCTGCCCGCGCCGCTGTCGGTCACCTCCGTGCAGCAGCTGCCCGGCACGTGGCTCTGGAACCCCTCCACCGAAACCATCAAGTCCCAAAACAGCACCACGGCCGGGCGAAGCTACCTGGTGAGCAGCGAGATGCCCGTGCTGACGCCGCAGATCCTGGCCAATGCCACCGCGCCGCCGCGGGCAGATTTGGATCCCGTGTTTTCGCAGCTGCCCAAGGATGTGCCGGACATCGTTGCCAGCACGGCGGACTCCGTCACCGCCGCTGCACCCTCACCGTACGGCAAGGCCATGGCGATCCAGGACTACCTGCGTTCCGACGAGTTCAGCTACAGCCTCAGCACCCCCGTGGTTGAGGGGTACGACGGCTCGGGCATGGGCGTGCTAGCCGACTTCCTGGAACAAAAGAGCGGCTATTGCGTGCACTTCTCGGCCGCCATGGCCGTCATGGCGCGGGAGGTTGGCATCCCTTCACGCATTGCCGTGGGCTATACCGCAGGCAGCAAGGATTCCTCGCTCGATGAGACCGGAGCCGACGGCGTTGTGTGGCGCGGCTATGAGGTCACCGGCCGCGACGCCCATGCCTGGCCCGAACTGTACTTTGAGGGCCTGGGCTGGGTGCCCTTCGAACCAACCCCGTCCCGCGGCTTCATCCCCGACTATGCGCAGGACGATGCCGCCCCCGCACCAGCACCGGAGGCCAATCCCACCGGCGCCAACCAGGGCGCATCCACGGCCGCGACGACCGCCCCGGCCACAACAGCTGGCGCAGCTTCGGGAGCCGATCCCGGTGAAATCAACGCGGCCCGCTGGCTGGCGGGGACAGGGTGGGTGCTCCTGGCACTGTTTGTGCTGGCGATCCCGGCCGTGGTCCGCTGGTCCCTCCGACAGCGCCGGCTGGCACAGGTGCGCACACCCGGCCCGGGCGTCTTCCCTGCCGTGGTTGCGTGGCGTGAGGTCTTGGCCACGGCCGTCGACCACGGCTACGTTGTGGACCCGGCGCTGACCCCGGCCCTGCAGGCAGCGGCCATTGCCGGATTCCTGGGCACCACGTCGCCCCCCGGGCTGGAGCTCGTGCTGCACTCCTATGAACGCAGTGTCTACGGGGGCGCGCCGGCCTGGGCCCCGGCTTCAGCTTCGACTTCGGCCAGACCCGGGCGCGGGGCCGGGGCCGGTCTCGAAGCCGGGGCCGGGAATGGTTCCGGTTCCGGTTCCGGTTCCGGTTCCGGTTCCGAAGGGCTGGATGCGTCGGAAGAACTGGAGAAGCTGGCCGAATTGGAGGAACTGGCGGAGTTGGAAGAGCTGGCCGAGGCCGTGGAACACCTGGTGGCCCGTTTCCAATCATCAGCCCCACCGTGGCGGCGGCTGCGTGCAACGGTTGCTCCGGCGTCGTTGTTGCCGACATCCTCCCACAAGTCGAGCCTGTGA
- the rsmA gene encoding 16S rRNA (adenine(1518)-N(6)/adenine(1519)-N(6))-dimethyltransferase RsmA, whose amino-acid sequence MTSPEQSPATQPLLGATEIRRLAEEIGVRPTKTLGQNFVIDGNTIRRIVAAANIDPGETVLEVGPGLGSLTLGLLDAAKHVVAVEIDPVLAAKLPETIAAFRPALVNNIDVVLSDAMRVTELPAVPTALVANLPYNVAVPVVLHLLEHFPSLQHGLVMVQDEVADRMVAGPGSKTYGVPSVKGAWYSQMRKAGVIGMNVFWPAPKINSGLVGFTRHEPPVTRASRQEVFAVIDAAFAQRRKTLRAALAGWAGGAAQAETYLRLAGVDPSARGEVIDVAAFARIAEAKIPLTA is encoded by the coding sequence GTGACTAGCCCCGAACAGAGCCCCGCCACCCAGCCACTGCTGGGTGCCACCGAAATCCGCCGTCTTGCGGAGGAAATCGGTGTGCGTCCCACCAAAACACTGGGACAAAACTTTGTCATTGACGGCAACACCATCCGCCGCATCGTGGCAGCGGCCAACATTGACCCTGGCGAAACGGTGCTGGAAGTCGGCCCTGGGCTCGGCTCCCTGACACTTGGCCTGCTCGACGCCGCCAAGCACGTGGTCGCCGTTGAAATTGACCCCGTCCTGGCTGCGAAGCTCCCCGAGACGATTGCCGCGTTCCGCCCCGCCTTGGTGAACAACATCGACGTCGTACTTTCCGATGCCATGCGTGTCACGGAATTGCCGGCCGTTCCCACAGCGCTCGTGGCCAACCTGCCGTACAACGTGGCCGTGCCCGTAGTGCTGCACCTATTGGAACACTTCCCGTCGCTGCAGCACGGCCTGGTCATGGTCCAGGACGAGGTGGCCGATCGGATGGTTGCCGGGCCCGGTTCCAAGACGTACGGCGTGCCGTCGGTCAAGGGCGCCTGGTATTCACAGATGCGCAAGGCCGGCGTCATTGGCATGAACGTGTTTTGGCCGGCACCGAAAATCAACTCGGGGCTTGTCGGCTTCACTCGGCACGAACCGCCGGTAACGAGGGCCTCGCGCCAAGAAGTTTTTGCCGTCATCGATGCAGCCTTTGCCCAGCGCCGCAAGACGCTCCGCGCGGCACTGGCCGGGTGGGCAGGCGGGGCAGCCCAGGCCGAGACGTACTTGCGCCTGGCAGGGGTGGATCCCAGCGCCCGCGGTGAAGTCATTGATGTGGCAGCCTTTGCCCGGATTGCCGAAGCCAAGATTCCATTGACGGCCTGA
- a CDS encoding transglycosylase family protein, with protein sequence MKLACQVAVLLALVAGLMSFVTSSKSLTLVVDGHSSSVSAYGGNVASVLKRADVTVKGADHVSPALDTQVKDGEIITVNTSKDITVSLDGAARTVTTTSNNISGLISQLGIAANARISAPASTLLANSSDITIITPKKVTLVADGKKDQATTTAVTVSDVLSQEGLKLSATDRISTPVTADVVENMVITVVRVVNGTATETQDVPFETVQSVDGNLFKDERKVVSEGVPGTLETTFGTVVEDGVEVSRSETGSAVIKAPVAAKIAVGGKDRPAPEPAPAPEPAAAAANSGAAPAMSNEAMWDGIAQCESTGNWAINTGNGYYGGLQFDIQTWLGSGGGEYAPNASLATKAQQIDIANRVYAQRGLSPWGCAG encoded by the coding sequence TTGAAGCTTGCCTGCCAGGTTGCCGTGCTCTTGGCACTCGTTGCAGGCCTGATGAGTTTTGTTACGTCAAGCAAGTCATTGACCCTTGTGGTCGACGGTCACAGCAGCAGCGTGAGCGCCTACGGTGGCAATGTGGCCAGCGTCCTCAAGCGTGCAGATGTCACCGTCAAGGGTGCAGATCACGTCTCACCAGCCCTGGACACCCAGGTAAAAGACGGCGAAATCATCACCGTCAACACCTCCAAAGACATCACAGTGAGCCTGGATGGTGCCGCACGCACGGTCACCACCACCTCCAACAACATCAGCGGTTTGATCAGCCAATTGGGCATCGCCGCGAACGCCAGAATTTCAGCACCCGCCAGCACGCTGCTGGCCAATTCCAGCGACATCACCATCATCACCCCCAAAAAGGTGACACTGGTGGCCGACGGCAAGAAGGACCAGGCCACCACCACGGCAGTAACCGTCTCTGACGTGCTGAGCCAGGAGGGCCTGAAACTCTCAGCCACCGACCGGATCTCCACCCCCGTCACAGCCGATGTGGTCGAGAACATGGTGATCACCGTGGTCCGCGTCGTCAACGGCACCGCCACGGAGACGCAGGACGTGCCGTTCGAGACCGTGCAGAGCGTTGATGGAAACCTCTTCAAGGACGAGCGGAAGGTCGTCAGCGAAGGCGTTCCCGGAACTCTTGAAACCACCTTCGGCACCGTTGTTGAGGACGGTGTGGAAGTTAGCCGCAGCGAGACCGGCTCCGCCGTCATCAAGGCCCCGGTTGCGGCCAAGATTGCTGTGGGTGGCAAGGACCGCCCGGCCCCCGAGCCCGCTCCGGCTCCCGAGCCCGCCGCGGCCGCTGCGAACTCCGGTGCTGCCCCCGCCATGTCCAATGAGGCCATGTGGGATGGCATCGCCCAGTGTGAATCAACGGGCAACTGGGCCATCAACACCGGCAACGGCTACTACGGCGGCCTGCAGTTCGACATCCAGACATGGCTCGGTTCCGGCGGCGGCGAATACGCCCCCAACGCCAGCCTGGCCACGAAGGCGCAGCAGATCGACATCGCCAACCGTGTCTACGCCCAGCGCGGCCTGAGCCCGTGGGGCTGTGCCGGCTAA
- a CDS encoding 4-(cytidine 5'-diphospho)-2-C-methyl-D-erythritol kinase produces the protein MAEGLFSDQLWTSAPRCVKVRAPGKINAFFQAGPLRADGYHAVASTYLAVSRYEEVAVTARPGTPATAITVSIGPGSSLSPQALAGIPLDTSNLAVKAALLVAEIAENPSGVHIEITKHVPIAGGMGGGSADAAATLVACDALWHTGLSREELSQLGAELGADVPFALLGGAAVGLGIGDELTAALAPTPLHWVLVPADFGLSTPLVYGALDTLRADAGIVAEEPVQVEAGVLTALRASDPQALAPWLHNDLQAAALSLAPSLTPVLAKGTELGALASLVSGSGPTLAFLAADEDHARQLAAALTDAGHEAWAVEGPVHGAAIIQ, from the coding sequence ATGGCGGAGGGTTTGTTCAGTGATCAGCTCTGGACGTCCGCCCCGCGCTGCGTGAAAGTGCGGGCACCGGGCAAGATCAACGCCTTCTTCCAGGCCGGGCCGTTGCGTGCGGACGGCTACCACGCCGTGGCCAGCACGTATTTGGCGGTGTCGCGTTACGAGGAAGTCGCTGTTACGGCACGTCCCGGCACTCCCGCAACGGCTATCACGGTCAGCATCGGCCCAGGCAGTTCCCTGTCGCCCCAAGCGCTTGCCGGCATACCGCTCGACACAAGCAACCTCGCCGTCAAGGCGGCCCTGCTCGTGGCTGAGATTGCCGAGAACCCCAGCGGCGTCCACATTGAGATCACCAAACATGTGCCGATCGCCGGCGGCATGGGCGGTGGCTCGGCAGACGCTGCGGCAACGCTTGTGGCCTGCGATGCGCTGTGGCACACCGGACTGTCCCGGGAGGAGCTCTCCCAGCTGGGTGCTGAACTTGGTGCAGACGTGCCCTTCGCACTGTTGGGGGGTGCCGCCGTCGGACTTGGCATTGGTGATGAGCTCACAGCGGCGCTGGCCCCCACACCACTGCACTGGGTCCTGGTGCCGGCGGACTTCGGCCTGTCGACGCCGCTCGTATACGGCGCGCTGGACACGCTGCGCGCCGACGCCGGGATTGTCGCCGAGGAGCCGGTACAGGTTGAGGCCGGTGTGCTGACAGCGTTGCGCGCCTCGGATCCGCAGGCGCTGGCGCCCTGGCTGCATAACGATTTGCAGGCTGCGGCGCTGTCGCTGGCCCCGTCGCTGACGCCCGTGCTCGCCAAGGGAACGGAGCTGGGGGCGCTAGCATCGCTGGTGTCCGGCTCGGGCCCAACGCTGGCATTTCTGGCTGCCGACGAGGACCATGCGCGGCAGCTTGCCGCGGCCCTGACCGACGCCGGGCATGAGGCCTGGGCAGTGGAAGGCCCCGTGCACGGGGCAGCAATCATTCAATAA
- a CDS encoding MoxR family ATPase has translation MHPRETLLADGVLKPQAPGFRPRSAQPVPETTGEVMSPESFGALTQRIMAVMNTVIDGKEEAVRLALTVLLAGGHLLLEDVPGVGKTLLAKTLARTLDCSVNRIQFTPDLLPSDITGVSIFNQSSQSFEFRPGAIFANIVIGDEINRASAKTQSALLESMAEHQVSVDGTTYTLHAPFMVVATQNPIEMAGTYPLPEAQRDRFMARISLGYPDADAELAMLESHQSINPLDAVRPVATVEQVRAMIDTVAAIHVAPAVRAYIVALGQATRNSPDLRLGASPRALLQLLRAAKAAAALAGRGFVLPDDIRELAEPVFAHRLLVERSAASRGATAPSIVAELLADVAVPGQPDGRAGKAARSR, from the coding sequence ATGCACCCCCGAGAGACATTGCTGGCCGACGGTGTGCTGAAACCGCAGGCGCCGGGTTTTCGGCCGCGCTCCGCACAACCCGTGCCCGAAACCACAGGTGAGGTCATGAGCCCGGAGAGTTTTGGCGCACTCACCCAACGCATCATGGCCGTCATGAACACTGTTATTGACGGCAAGGAAGAGGCCGTGAGGCTGGCGTTGACGGTGCTGCTGGCCGGCGGGCACCTGCTGTTGGAGGATGTTCCCGGGGTGGGCAAAACCCTGCTGGCCAAGACCCTGGCACGCACCCTGGACTGTTCGGTCAACAGGATCCAGTTCACCCCAGACCTGCTGCCCAGCGACATCACCGGCGTCTCCATTTTCAACCAGTCGTCGCAGTCCTTTGAGTTCCGGCCCGGCGCCATTTTTGCCAACATCGTCATTGGCGACGAGATCAACAGGGCGTCGGCCAAGACGCAGTCGGCCCTGCTGGAATCCATGGCGGAGCACCAGGTCAGCGTCGACGGAACCACGTACACCCTGCACGCACCGTTCATGGTGGTGGCCACCCAAAACCCGATTGAGATGGCCGGCACCTACCCGCTGCCGGAGGCCCAGCGCGACCGTTTCATGGCGCGCATTTCGCTCGGCTACCCCGATGCAGATGCTGAACTGGCCATGCTGGAATCACACCAGTCCATCAACCCGCTGGACGCGGTGCGCCCCGTCGCAACGGTGGAGCAGGTGAGGGCCATGATCGACACCGTCGCCGCCATCCATGTGGCCCCGGCCGTGCGCGCCTACATTGTGGCGTTGGGGCAGGCCACCAGAAACAGCCCGGATTTGCGCCTCGGCGCCAGCCCCCGGGCGCTCCTGCAGCTCTTGCGGGCGGCCAAGGCGGCCGCAGCACTGGCCGGGCGTGGCTTTGTGCTCCCGGATGACATCCGCGAGCTGGCCGAACCCGTGTTCGCCCACAGGCTGCTGGTGGAACGCAGCGCCGCCAGCCGGGGCGCCACGGCGCCGAGCATCGTTGCGGAGCTGCTGGCCGACGTCGCGGTTCCCGGCCAGCCGGACGGGCGCGCCGGAAAGGCCGCTCGGAGCCGGTAG
- a CDS encoding TatD family hydrolase: MYSQEVPFPYRPDSLQPDGGARPGAFAPAPVSLPVPVYDNHTHFDFGDSPVELKAALDAAEAVGVAGAVQVGCDLPSSRFTVAAVDADPRVLGAVAIHPNDAPELAAAGELEDALAEIDAMAAHPRIRAIGETGLDYFRTGEDGLAAQHHSFRSHLEIAKSRGLALQIHCRDAHQDVLEILAEVGAPQRLVFHCFSGDVELAQICNDNGWYMSFAGTVTFKNANNLREALAVADPALILAETDAPFLTPHPFRGKPNASYMLPYTVAAMANVREKDLAEMCQLLSDNTQAVYGSWRD, from the coding sequence ATGTACAGCCAAGAAGTTCCGTTCCCGTACCGTCCCGATTCCCTGCAGCCCGACGGCGGAGCTCGCCCAGGTGCCTTCGCGCCGGCGCCGGTTTCCCTTCCGGTCCCGGTGTATGACAACCACACGCACTTTGATTTTGGCGACTCGCCGGTTGAGCTGAAAGCTGCGCTGGATGCGGCAGAAGCCGTTGGTGTGGCGGGCGCCGTCCAGGTCGGTTGCGACCTGCCCTCCTCCCGTTTCACCGTTGCTGCGGTGGATGCCGATCCCCGCGTGCTGGGGGCTGTGGCCATCCACCCGAACGACGCCCCCGAACTGGCTGCCGCCGGTGAATTGGAGGATGCCCTGGCGGAGATTGACGCGATGGCCGCCCACCCGCGGATTCGTGCCATTGGCGAGACCGGGCTGGACTACTTCCGCACCGGTGAGGACGGGCTGGCAGCCCAGCACCACTCCTTCCGCAGTCACCTGGAGATAGCGAAAAGCCGGGGCCTGGCCCTGCAGATCCACTGCCGCGACGCCCACCAGGACGTGCTGGAGATCCTGGCGGAGGTGGGTGCGCCGCAGCGACTGGTGTTCCACTGCTTCTCCGGTGATGTGGAATTGGCCCAAATCTGCAACGACAACGGCTGGTACATGTCCTTTGCCGGCACCGTGACGTTTAAGAACGCCAACAATTTGCGCGAGGCACTGGCCGTGGCGGACCCTGCCCTGATTCTGGCTGAAACCGATGCGCCGTTCCTGACTCCCCACCCGTTCAGGGGCAAGCCAAATGCCAGCTACATGCTGCCTTATACGGTGGCGGCCATGGCGAATGTGAGGGAAAAGGACCTGGCCGAAATGTGCCAGCTTTTGTCCGACAACACGCAGGCAGTGTACGGCTCCTGGCGCGATTGA